Proteins from a single region of Bartonella sp. M0283:
- the scpB gene encoding SMC-Scp complex subunit ScpB, translating into MAEQKNAEKNKNGELNITPELVRMAEAIVFASSEPVTDRALEERLPKGANIAAIMDVLKQDYQKRGVNLVKVGNAYAFRTAPDLAFLLNRQEERPRKLSRAALEVLAIIAYHQPITRAELEDVRGVETSKGTLDVLMEAGWVKIRGRRRVPGRPVTYGTTLAFLDEFSLPEISDLPGMEELKGAGLLSSRLPSSFRMPSPTADPDILTDEEEPLEDINLEQLGLLSPLDREEKS; encoded by the coding sequence ATGGCTGAACAAAAAAACGCAGAAAAAAATAAAAATGGCGAGCTCAACATAACGCCCGAACTTGTTCGCATGGCCGAAGCAATTGTTTTTGCGTCGAGCGAACCTGTGACTGATCGCGCTTTGGAAGAGCGGCTTCCTAAGGGCGCCAATATTGCAGCGATTATGGATGTTTTGAAACAGGATTACCAAAAACGCGGGGTCAATCTCGTTAAAGTAGGTAATGCTTATGCCTTCCGGACAGCGCCCGATCTTGCCTTTCTTTTGAACAGGCAAGAAGAGCGGCCAAGGAAACTTTCCCGTGCTGCTTTGGAAGTGCTGGCAATTATTGCCTATCATCAACCGATAACGCGTGCGGAACTAGAAGACGTCAGAGGCGTTGAAACATCGAAAGGCACGTTGGATGTGCTGATGGAAGCAGGTTGGGTGAAAATTCGTGGAAGGAGGCGCGTTCCGGGACGACCGGTCACTTACGGAACGACCCTTGCTTTTCTGGATGAATTCAGCCTGCCGGAAATTTCGGATTTACCGGGGATGGAAGAGCTGAAAGGTGCAGGTCTTTTATCGTCAAGATTACCATCAAGTTTCCGTATGCCATCACCAACTGCCGATCCGGATATTCTGACCGATGAAGAAGAACCGCTTGAAGATATCAATTTGGAACAATTAGGACTTTTAAGTCCACTTGATCGGGAAGAAAAATCTTAA
- a CDS encoding DMT family transporter: MSGLMVSLVLLAALMHALWSILLKLTGEAKANITVFMAGSSILALAGIPFQSLPSLASLPFLLISVIVQVIYMVLVGIVYQKGDVSQSYPVMRGVAQLFVALFSGPVLGEKLSIVAWCGVILISLGVLTLAVEAVRRSNRIDPSIIPLSLLTAAFIAFYTLLDGMGVRLSGAPVSYILWIFFLIGLVKVVFELFNHKTRQPFLSHFKRYWLIGLVGGFLSLGSYGLALWTMTKLPVALVAALRESAIVFAVILSYLVLREYVSLSRFIASIIIVLGVIAVRLA; this comes from the coding sequence ATGTCGGGCTTGATGGTGTCACTTGTGCTTTTGGCTGCATTGATGCATGCGCTATGGAGCATCCTATTAAAGTTAACCGGTGAGGCAAAAGCCAATATTACGGTCTTCATGGCGGGTTCTTCTATTCTAGCACTTGCGGGAATTCCTTTTCAATCCTTACCGTCACTTGCGAGCCTGCCGTTTTTGCTCATTTCTGTCATTGTGCAGGTCATCTATATGGTGCTTGTCGGAATCGTTTATCAAAAAGGAGATGTAAGCCAGTCTTATCCGGTGATGCGCGGTGTAGCACAGCTTTTCGTCGCACTCTTTAGCGGGCCCGTTCTCGGCGAAAAATTGTCAATAGTGGCGTGGTGCGGCGTTATTCTTATCTCGTTGGGAGTGCTGACCTTGGCGGTTGAAGCAGTAAGACGCAGCAATAGAATAGACCCATCTATCATTCCACTTTCTTTGCTGACGGCGGCTTTTATAGCTTTTTATACTCTCCTTGACGGGATGGGTGTCAGACTATCGGGTGCGCCGGTTTCCTATATTTTATGGATATTTTTTCTGATCGGCCTGGTGAAAGTTGTTTTTGAACTTTTCAATCATAAAACACGTCAACCATTTTTGAGCCACTTTAAACGTTATTGGTTAATCGGTCTTGTTGGTGGATTTTTGTCACTCGGGTCTTATGGTCTTGCACTTTGGACAATGACAAAGTTGCCGGTGGCACTGGTTGCCGCTTTACGCGAAAGCGCGATAGTCTTTGCTGTTATTTTATCCTATCTCGTTTTGCGTGAATATGTGAGCCTTTCACGTTTTATTGCCTCGATCATCATTGTCCTTGGCGTCATTGCTGTAAGACTAGCCTGA
- a CDS encoding ScpA family protein translates to MEPIWEQDEEHGVSEPTLVIDVQGFEGPLDLLLQLARNQKVDLAHISIVELVQQYLDFVKTAHELRLDLAADYLVMAAWLAYLKSRLLVPQRSDDEGESGEELAGLLQFRLQRLEAMREAAGQLVNRNRLGRDIFKRANPEMVVVEKKHLYDVSLYDLLMAYAGLRQRQAVKRVEVGKREVWSLKAARAILVRLMGEAKDWQALDKFLFAFIPTAYERRTALASTFAASLEMVREKQLDIRQAAPFAPIYLRAHKKADGPKTINIGGGAKSESKQDG, encoded by the coding sequence ATGGAACCGATTTGGGAACAGGATGAGGAACACGGCGTCAGTGAACCGACATTGGTTATTGATGTTCAAGGGTTTGAAGGCCCGCTTGATCTATTGTTACAATTGGCTCGTAACCAGAAAGTCGATCTGGCACATATATCCATTGTCGAACTTGTACAACAATATCTTGATTTCGTTAAAACAGCACATGAATTGAGACTCGATCTCGCGGCCGATTATCTGGTGATGGCCGCCTGGCTTGCTTATCTCAAATCCCGTCTTCTGGTGCCGCAGCGGTCGGATGACGAAGGTGAAAGTGGCGAAGAACTAGCCGGATTGTTACAATTCCGTTTGCAGAGGCTTGAAGCCATGCGCGAAGCGGCAGGACAGCTTGTAAACCGTAACCGTTTGGGACGTGATATTTTCAAGCGCGCCAATCCGGAAATGGTGGTGGTTGAAAAAAAGCACCTCTATGATGTATCGCTCTATGATCTGTTGATGGCTTATGCCGGTTTGCGCCAAAGGCAGGCTGTGAAACGCGTCGAAGTAGGAAAGAGAGAGGTCTGGTCGCTAAAAGCAGCGCGCGCAATCTTGGTGCGGTTGATGGGCGAAGCAAAAGATTGGCAGGCATTAGACAAGTTTCTATTTGCTTTTATCCCGACAGCTTATGAACGTCGCACTGCATTGGCCAGCACTTTTGCGGCAAGTCTTGAAATGGTGAGAGAAAAGCAGCTTGATATCCGTCAGGCTGCGCCTTTTGCTCCGATCTATCTTCGTGCGCACAAAAAGGCTGATGGGCCGAAGACCATAAATATCGGGGGCGGGGCAAAGTCCGAAAGCAAGCAAGATGGCTGA
- a CDS encoding 23S rRNA (adenine(2030)-N(6))-methyltransferase RlmJ yields MNYRHIYHAGNFADVFKHIIIARIIEYLKKKDHAFRVIDTHAGIGVYDLASEEAQKTGEWIDGIGRILDRPVQPDIELLIKPWLDVVNDLNGEKSRKLTRYPGSPYLERKLLRKQDRLTAIELHEADYKKLANNFAGDYQTRVIHLDGYLALGAHVPPKEKRGLIVVDPPFEKTDEFERLIEGLEKAYKRFSGGIYALWYPVKHYNELNWFMNELKSTSIPKILRLELRIKQRSEMPGLDGCGMIIVNPPYVLPQEMNKLKAFLLDRLGVDKHAQLINEWINGEAV; encoded by the coding sequence ATGAATTATCGTCATATCTATCATGCGGGCAATTTTGCCGATGTGTTCAAACACATCATTATCGCCCGCATCATCGAATACTTAAAAAAGAAAGACCATGCTTTCCGCGTGATTGATACACATGCTGGTATCGGCGTTTATGACCTTGCTTCGGAAGAGGCACAAAAAACCGGTGAATGGATTGACGGTATCGGACGCATCCTTGATCGGCCGGTTCAACCCGACATCGAATTGCTCATCAAGCCGTGGCTTGATGTTGTAAACGATCTTAATGGTGAAAAAAGCAGAAAATTGACCCGTTATCCGGGCTCCCCTTACCTCGAGCGGAAGCTCCTAAGGAAACAGGACCGCTTAACGGCAATAGAGCTTCATGAAGCCGACTATAAAAAATTGGCGAATAATTTTGCCGGTGACTATCAAACACGCGTCATCCATCTCGACGGATATCTTGCGCTCGGTGCCCACGTGCCGCCAAAAGAAAAGCGCGGACTTATCGTTGTTGATCCGCCATTTGAAAAAACCGACGAATTCGAACGGCTTATTGAAGGTCTCGAGAAAGCATATAAGCGCTTTTCCGGTGGAATCTATGCCCTTTGGTACCCTGTCAAACATTATAATGAACTCAATTGGTTCATGAACGAGTTGAAAAGCACTTCAATACCGAAAATCTTGCGGCTGGAGCTTAGAATCAAACAACGCTCCGAAATGCCCGGACTTGATGGCTGTGGTATGATTATTGTCAATCCACCTTATGTGTTGCCCCAGGAAATGAACAAGCTCAAAGCATTTTTGCTTGATCGCCTCGGCGTGGACAAACATGCACAATTAATCAATGAATGGATAAATGGTGAAGCTGTTTAA
- a CDS encoding twin-arginine translocase TatA/TatE family subunit, producing MGNFLSPVHLIVILLIILVLFGRGKISEFMGDFAKGIKSFKKGLKEDDDEVEAQQPAERPEIKTIDVQPEETVQPAKRVASTRKPAAAKTASRSTKSKAKTTQRKTTKS from the coding sequence ATGGGAAATTTCCTTTCACCTGTTCACCTCATAGTGATCCTACTCATCATTCTTGTCCTATTCGGTCGTGGTAAAATTTCGGAATTCATGGGCGATTTTGCCAAAGGTATCAAGAGTTTCAAAAAAGGTCTGAAAGAAGACGATGACGAGGTTGAAGCTCAACAACCGGCAGAGCGGCCGGAAATCAAAACCATTGATGTTCAGCCGGAAGAAACGGTTCAGCCGGCCAAACGTGTAGCAAGTACCCGTAAACCGGCGGCAGCGAAAACTGCATCCCGTTCAACAAAATCGAAAGCTAAAACAACTCAACGTAAAACGACGAAATCGTAA
- a CDS encoding L,D-transpeptidase, with protein MNRRFFLLSAPLFLAGCTFRHPLPKMVPIDTGEPVTTTTYVVRRHKAKPKVMPKKKKVSYGEYPVNEKYASMYAATTDNGFPVNAVDTSRINPEYLRHEVAFHMPYKPGTIVVDPTNFFCYFVLSEGRAMRYGVGVARSAAADFQGEATIGRKAVWPTWHPTSSMVQKQPQRYGHLTDGMKGGPGNPLGARALYLYRGGTDTLFRLHGTVEPWSIGKRVSSGCIRFLNQDIIDLYSRVPVGTRAVVLPHKIGLG; from the coding sequence ATGAACAGACGCTTTTTCCTTCTCTCGGCACCTCTTTTTCTTGCCGGTTGTACTTTTCGCCACCCCTTACCCAAAATGGTTCCGATTGATACCGGCGAGCCGGTAACGACAACGACCTATGTTGTAAGGCGACACAAGGCAAAGCCGAAGGTTATGCCAAAAAAGAAAAAGGTAAGTTACGGCGAATATCCGGTAAACGAAAAATACGCATCCATGTATGCGGCTACGACCGATAACGGTTTTCCTGTCAATGCGGTTGATACAAGTCGTATCAATCCCGAATATCTGCGCCATGAAGTGGCGTTCCATATGCCTTATAAGCCGGGAACCATTGTTGTCGATCCAACCAACTTTTTCTGTTATTTTGTGCTTTCCGAAGGACGCGCCATGCGCTACGGCGTCGGCGTTGCGCGGTCGGCCGCTGCCGATTTTCAGGGAGAAGCAACAATCGGTCGCAAAGCGGTATGGCCAACATGGCACCCGACTTCAAGCATGGTACAAAAACAGCCTCAAAGATATGGCCATCTGACTGATGGCATGAAAGGTGGCCCGGGCAATCCGCTGGGTGCCCGCGCCCTTTATCTCTATAGAGGCGGAACAGACACACTTTTCCGTTTGCATGGAACAGTCGAACCCTGGTCAATCGGCAAGCGTGTATCATCGGGATGTATCCGCTTCCTCAATCAGGATATTATTGATCTTTATAGCCGTGTGCCGGTGGGAACCCGTGCTGTTGTTTTGCCGCATAAAATCGGCCTCGGCTGA
- the uvrC gene encoding excinuclease ABC subunit UvrC codes for MKSLNEQNTEAAKNQKAKSDEDHNSASLTPDIIWDKGGFKNDDLKLTGAPLIQEFVKNLPNKPGVYRMFDKDGNVLYVGKARNLKKRVSNYARGHGHNNRIARMIRATHYMEFVVTSTETEALLLEANLIKRLRPRFNVLLRDDKSFPYIIITRDTRAPAIYKHRGARSRKGDYFGPFASAGAVTRTINAMQRAFLLRTCTDSVMESRTRPCLLYQIKRCSAPCTHEISDADYMKLVDEAEAFLSGKSQAIQDNMAKIMREAADKLDFERAAVYRDRLSALSHIQGHQEINPQTVDEADVFAIAQQGGMTCIQVFFFRTGQNWGNRSYFPKADPSISAPEVLGAFLAQFYDDKPVPKLILLSDHVEEEELLATALSEKAERKVTISVPQRGERKSLVEHALTNAREALGRRLAETSTQEKLLQGVAETFGLEKVPRRIEVYDNSHIMGTNAVGGMIVAGRDGFIKNQYRKFNIRSTDITPGDDFGMMKEVIDRRFKRLIKEHGIPVPQADDNAGNDDSFPAWPDIILIDGGEGQMTVVHEMLRELGIDDVVTAIGVAKGVDREAGRERFFVSGRPPFMLSPRDPVLYFLERLRDEAHRFAIGTHRIKRKKEMMKNPLDEVEGIGPARKRALLGHFGTAKAVAGAAVEDLMKVEGISAATAQQIHDHFNER; via the coding sequence ATGAAATCCTTGAATGAACAAAACACTGAGGCCGCTAAAAATCAGAAAGCGAAATCGGATGAAGATCACAATTCGGCGTCGCTGACCCCCGATATTATCTGGGATAAGGGTGGCTTCAAAAATGATGATCTGAAGCTCACCGGTGCACCACTCATTCAGGAGTTTGTTAAAAATTTGCCGAATAAACCGGGCGTTTACCGGATGTTCGACAAGGATGGTAACGTGCTTTATGTCGGCAAAGCGCGGAATTTGAAAAAACGCGTGTCGAATTACGCACGTGGGCATGGACACAATAACCGCATCGCGCGCATGATACGGGCCACCCATTATATGGAATTTGTGGTTACCAGCACAGAAACCGAAGCTCTTCTTTTAGAAGCCAATCTTATCAAGCGGTTGCGCCCGCGTTTTAATGTTCTGCTGCGCGATGATAAAAGCTTTCCTTATATTATCATTACGCGCGACACACGCGCTCCTGCTATCTATAAGCATCGGGGTGCACGCTCTCGCAAAGGAGATTATTTCGGCCCCTTTGCGTCTGCCGGTGCGGTCACAAGAACAATCAACGCCATGCAAAGGGCGTTTTTACTCAGAACATGCACCGATTCTGTCATGGAATCGCGTACCAGACCCTGCCTGCTCTATCAGATCAAAAGATGTTCAGCGCCTTGCACACATGAAATTAGTGACGCCGATTACATGAAACTTGTCGACGAGGCGGAAGCATTTCTTTCAGGAAAAAGTCAGGCTATTCAAGACAATATGGCAAAAATCATGCGGGAGGCAGCCGATAAACTCGACTTTGAAAGGGCTGCTGTCTATCGCGACCGTTTGTCGGCCTTGTCCCATATTCAGGGTCATCAGGAAATCAACCCGCAAACAGTTGACGAAGCGGACGTTTTTGCGATTGCCCAACAGGGCGGCATGACATGCATTCAGGTGTTCTTCTTCAGAACAGGACAGAATTGGGGAAATCGTTCCTATTTTCCGAAAGCTGACCCTTCGATTTCTGCTCCCGAAGTGCTCGGAGCTTTTCTTGCCCAGTTTTATGATGACAAACCGGTACCCAAACTTATTCTGCTTTCCGACCATGTTGAAGAGGAAGAACTGCTTGCCACAGCTCTTTCCGAAAAAGCAGAACGCAAAGTCACAATTTCCGTGCCACAACGGGGTGAAAGAAAGTCACTTGTTGAACATGCCCTGACCAATGCACGCGAGGCACTGGGACGTAGGCTCGCTGAAACGTCGACACAGGAGAAACTGTTGCAAGGGGTTGCCGAGACATTCGGCCTTGAAAAAGTACCGCGTCGTATCGAGGTCTATGATAACTCGCATATCATGGGAACCAATGCGGTGGGCGGTATGATCGTTGCCGGACGCGATGGTTTTATCAAGAATCAATATAGGAAATTCAACATCCGCTCGACCGATATTACACCGGGTGATGACTTCGGTATGATGAAGGAAGTTATCGACCGGCGGTTCAAAAGGCTCATCAAAGAGCATGGCATACCGGTTCCTCAAGCCGATGATAATGCTGGCAATGACGACAGTTTTCCGGCCTGGCCCGATATAATTCTGATTGATGGTGGCGAAGGCCAGATGACAGTTGTGCACGAGATGCTGAGAGAACTCGGCATTGACGATGTTGTCACGGCTATCGGCGTTGCAAAAGGTGTTGATCGCGAGGCAGGACGGGAACGGTTTTTTGTCTCCGGTCGTCCACCTTTCATGTTATCACCGCGCGACCCCGTGCTTTATTTTCTTGAGCGGCTACGTGATGAGGCTCACCGTTTCGCCATCGGTACCCATCGCATAAAACGTAAAAAAGAAATGATGAAAAATCCGCTCGACGAAGTGGAAGGCATCGGACCAGCCAGAAAACGCGCTTTGCTTGGCCATTTCGGAACTGCAAAAGCCGTTGCCGGTGCAGCAGTGGAAGATTTGATGAAAGTCGAAGGAATATCAGCAGCAACAGCTCAACAAATTCACGATCATTTTAATGAAAGATAA
- a CDS encoding SDR family oxidoreductase, which produces MEKRRPVVLITGGAKRLGAAMALDLAQHGFDLAIHYNEGKNEADELVRKLEASGARALSFQSDLLKTHGKGLLETVTEKMGRPVEILVNNASLFLDDHIGALDMDIWDKHFAIHLKTPALLADRMFFLLPDNLKGLIVNIIDQRVLKLNPNFLSYTLSKSSLWTLTKTLAQALAPRIRVNAIGPGPTLKSPRQDEEDFLRQARSVLLEHGPELSEFGATIRYFWWQTSITGQMIALDGGQHLMWQTPDIAGRIE; this is translated from the coding sequence ATGGAGAAGAGGCGTCCTGTCGTTCTGATTACAGGCGGTGCCAAACGTTTAGGCGCCGCAATGGCGCTTGATTTGGCTCAACATGGTTTCGATCTCGCAATTCACTATAATGAAGGGAAAAATGAAGCCGACGAGCTCGTGCGCAAACTTGAAGCTTCTGGTGCTAGAGCATTGTCTTTTCAATCCGATCTTCTGAAAACCCATGGCAAAGGCCTTCTGGAAACTGTGACAGAAAAAATGGGACGGCCGGTTGAAATCCTTGTCAACAATGCCTCTCTGTTTCTTGATGACCACATCGGCGCACTTGATATGGATATCTGGGATAAACATTTTGCAATCCACCTGAAAACCCCCGCCCTTTTGGCTGACCGTATGTTTTTTCTGTTGCCGGACAATCTGAAAGGGTTAATCGTCAATATTATCGACCAGCGCGTTTTAAAGCTTAATCCCAATTTTCTGTCATATACCCTATCCAAATCATCGCTCTGGACATTGACCAAAACTCTGGCTCAGGCACTTGCACCTCGTATCCGCGTCAACGCAATCGGTCCGGGACCAACACTTAAGAGTCCAAGACAGGACGAAGAAGATTTTTTAAGACAGGCACGGTCTGTTTTGCTCGAACATGGACCGGAATTGTCCGAATTTGGCGCAACGATACGTTATTTTTGGTGGCAAACGTCAATAACCGGACAAATGATTGCTTTAGATGGCGGCCAACATCTTATGTGGCAAACGCCCGATATTGCAGGACGAATTGAATAA
- the nagZ gene encoding beta-N-acetylhexosaminidase → MQNMKAMIVGVSGLSLTAAEKDFIAENHPWAFILFARNIGSADEVKQLTSSLVLASGREDVFIFIDQEGGRVQRLRAPLAPDYPPAATLGELYKKDKAKGVRATFIMSRLHAFDLRRLGINADCLPLLDVPIEGADNVIGTRAYGNDYKTVIALGRSAAEGLKAGGVLPVMKHIPGHGRALCDTHKSLARVDASLETLRLNDFAPFEALSDLPVAMTAHVVYESVDAEKPATLSKKVVGGIIRKEIDFDGLLMTDDLSMKALSGDLGDLAKEAFEAGCDLVLHCNGEKEEMQKIAAATPWLEGKSLERAQNATNWVGKPDQTDEKALREEFQNLLALS, encoded by the coding sequence ATGCAAAATATGAAAGCTATGATTGTTGGTGTATCAGGCCTTAGCCTAACGGCGGCCGAAAAAGATTTTATAGCAGAAAACCACCCCTGGGCTTTCATTCTTTTTGCAAGAAATATCGGTTCGGCCGACGAAGTTAAACAATTGACCTCTTCGCTCGTCTTGGCAAGTGGCCGAGAGGATGTTTTTATTTTCATCGATCAGGAAGGTGGACGTGTTCAAAGGCTGCGTGCGCCGCTAGCGCCCGATTATCCGCCGGCGGCAACATTAGGTGAACTCTATAAAAAGGATAAAGCAAAAGGGGTGCGTGCAACCTTTATCATGTCACGTCTTCACGCATTTGATCTGCGCCGGTTGGGAATAAATGCCGACTGCCTGCCGCTTCTTGATGTGCCGATTGAAGGAGCAGATAATGTCATTGGTACACGTGCTTATGGCAATGACTATAAAACCGTCATAGCGTTGGGACGTTCAGCCGCAGAAGGGTTGAAGGCAGGCGGTGTCCTGCCGGTCATGAAACATATTCCCGGGCACGGTCGTGCATTATGCGACACCCACAAAAGCCTTGCCCGTGTTGATGCGTCACTGGAGACTTTACGTCTTAATGATTTTGCCCCGTTCGAGGCATTATCCGATCTTCCGGTGGCAATGACGGCGCATGTTGTTTATGAAAGCGTTGATGCCGAAAAACCGGCAACCTTGTCAAAAAAGGTCGTGGGCGGCATTATTCGTAAAGAGATTGACTTTGACGGCTTGTTGATGACGGATGACTTATCGATGAAGGCGCTTTCAGGCGATCTGGGTGATTTGGCAAAAGAGGCTTTCGAAGCCGGATGTGATCTCGTTTTACATTGCAATGGCGAAAAAGAAGAAATGCAAAAAATCGCTGCAGCAACGCCTTGGCTTGAAGGTAAATCGCTCGAGCGCGCGCAAAATGCAACCAATTGGGTTGGCAAACCCGATCAAACTGACGAGAAGGCATTGCGGGAGGAATTTCAAAATCTCCTTGCGTTAAGCTAA
- a CDS encoding molybdopterin oxidoreductase family protein, which yields MSNVVIGHTACPHDCPSTCALDVELLSPTKIGRIRGAKDNTYTAGVICAKVARYSERVHNPARLLKPLVRKGPKGEGNWQEVSWSDALDLIAKNFQKAERKYDSTTIWPYFFAGTMGLVQRDSINRLRHAGKYSRQFSTFCTNTAATGYFAGTGRIAGVDPREMEKSDLVVIWGTNAASTQVNVMTHVTKARKDHHARIVAIDVFESATVRQADLGLILRPGTDAALACAVMHILFRDGFADWKYLERYSDDPHGLEHHLKTKTPQWAAEITGLSVDEIETFAHWVGTTKRTFFRLGYGFTRQRNGAVAMHAALSVPAVTGAWQYEGGGAFYSNASIFALNKNEVEGTAFADPKIRSLDQSKIGRILLGDKETLYGGPPVTVLFIQNTNPANVAPEQRLIHKGLAREDLFTVVHEQFMTDTAKMADVVLPATMFLEHDDIYRAGGQQHILLGPKLIEPPVGPKPNLYVINELAKRLGFGHMAGFDKTAVELIDNMLRASHRGTYEELKEKRWLDVQPSFERAHFLNGFAWPDRKFRFKAQWTGYKAPDTPPDTMGYQGPYQEMPDFPDQWDVIEKADEEHPFKLVTSPAHNFLNSTFSESPTSLLKEVRPTLMIHPDDAAIYGIADGDLVEIGNQRGSVALHAKLFKGLKRHVVVSQGLFANSSFVRGEGINVLTGADSPAPNGGIAVHDIKVWVKKLDNSAKTQR from the coding sequence ATGAGCAACGTAGTAATTGGTCATACAGCCTGTCCCCATGATTGTCCTTCAACCTGTGCCCTTGATGTGGAATTATTGTCCCCAACAAAAATAGGCCGGATTAGGGGAGCAAAAGACAACACTTACACAGCAGGCGTTATCTGTGCAAAAGTCGCTCGCTATAGCGAGCGTGTACACAATCCGGCAAGATTGTTGAAACCACTTGTCAGAAAGGGTCCCAAGGGCGAGGGTAATTGGCAGGAAGTCTCATGGTCTGACGCACTCGACCTCATAGCCAAAAACTTTCAAAAGGCAGAGAGAAAATACGATTCAACCACGATATGGCCTTATTTCTTTGCCGGAACCATGGGGTTGGTGCAGCGCGATTCAATCAATCGTTTGCGCCACGCAGGAAAATATTCGCGGCAATTTTCGACATTTTGTACCAATACTGCGGCAACCGGTTATTTTGCCGGCACGGGCAGAATTGCGGGTGTCGACCCGCGCGAAATGGAAAAATCCGATCTTGTGGTGATCTGGGGGACCAATGCGGCAAGTACGCAGGTCAATGTTATGACCCATGTCACCAAAGCGCGTAAAGACCACCATGCTCGCATTGTTGCTATTGATGTTTTCGAGAGTGCAACGGTGCGTCAGGCCGATCTTGGCTTGATTTTAAGGCCGGGAACCGATGCAGCCTTGGCCTGTGCCGTTATGCATATATTGTTTCGGGATGGTTTTGCCGATTGGAAATATCTCGAACGCTATAGCGATGACCCGCACGGGCTTGAACACCACTTGAAAACAAAAACGCCACAATGGGCGGCCGAAATTACCGGCCTATCCGTCGATGAGATAGAAACTTTCGCCCATTGGGTGGGCACAACCAAACGCACGTTCTTCCGGCTGGGATACGGTTTTACGAGACAACGTAACGGCGCGGTTGCAATGCATGCAGCGCTTTCGGTGCCCGCAGTTACGGGAGCATGGCAATATGAAGGTGGTGGAGCATTCTATTCCAACGCTTCGATATTTGCTCTTAACAAAAATGAAGTGGAAGGAACGGCTTTCGCTGATCCGAAAATCCGTTCGCTTGATCAATCGAAAATCGGCAGAATTTTGCTTGGCGATAAAGAAACACTTTATGGTGGCCCGCCTGTAACCGTTTTGTTTATCCAGAATACCAATCCGGCAAATGTTGCGCCCGAACAACGGTTGATCCACAAAGGTTTGGCACGCGAGGACCTTTTTACAGTGGTTCATGAGCAATTTATGACGGATACCGCTAAAATGGCCGATGTCGTGCTACCTGCAACAATGTTTCTCGAACATGATGATATTTATCGGGCAGGTGGCCAACAACATATTCTTTTAGGGCCGAAGTTGATTGAACCTCCGGTCGGACCAAAGCCAAATCTTTATGTTATAAACGAATTGGCAAAACGGCTCGGATTTGGTCACATGGCGGGGTTCGATAAAACAGCCGTTGAACTTATCGATAATATGTTGAGAGCGTCACACCGCGGGACTTATGAAGAACTTAAGGAAAAACGCTGGCTTGACGTTCAGCCGTCTTTTGAACGCGCCCATTTTCTGAACGGTTTTGCCTGGCCTGACAGGAAATTCCGTTTCAAGGCACAATGGACCGGCTATAAAGCTCCCGACACTCCCCCTGATACGATGGGATATCAAGGGCCGTATCAAGAAATGCCCGATTTTCCCGATCAGTGGGATGTTATTGAAAAAGCGGATGAAGAACATCCGTTCAAACTTGTAACATCGCCCGCACATAATTTTCTGAATTCGACATTTTCGGAATCGCCGACATCTTTATTGAAAGAAGTGCGCCCAACGCTCATGATCCATCCCGATGATGCAGCAATTTATGGTATTGCGGATGGCGATCTTGTCGAGATAGGCAATCAACGCGGTAGTGTGGCGCTTCATGCAAAATTGTTTAAAGGCTTGAAAAGACATGTTGTGGTCTCACAAGGATTGTTTGCCAATTCAAGTTTTGTTCGGGGAGAAGGGATAAATGTTTTGACCGGAGCAGATTCACCGGCTCCTAATGGCGGCATAGCCGTTCACGATATAAAAGTCTGGGTGAAAAAGCTTGATAATTCCGCCAAGACGCAACGTTAA